CTTCAAGGCTATAAATGCAATCCTAGCTATTATAGTTCCGTCTTCTGATAATTCCTAATGAACCAGCTAAGAAATATACAGAATGTGTCTTTTAAATTCTTAACTATGGAAACTGGATGTAGTGGCACAAAACTGtctttccagcacttgggaagtagaggctggAAGTACACAAGTTcagggtcaccctcagctacacagaagttcaaggctactttAGGCCACCTCAGACCCCAAGTCTCagacaaaatacagaaaaatttgtTGGCCACTTAGGAGCcaattacaatattttatttaaaagaagtacattttttaattttttgaagcaaTGTCAGGATTTAACGAAGATATTTTAATACTGACTTTAAGAGTAAGGATTATGAAAAACTAAGAAGCTCAGTGCTGGGCTTTACTCCTAGTGATTAGtagcagaagcaagtggatctttgtgagttccaggacagccaaggctacatagagagtaagaaaggacagacacacttGAAAACATGGGTGCAggcttttcatatttaaaattatttaattcataAGATCAGTTTACTGTTACCTCAAATAAGATTATCCTCTTCAGTGcttatatataagtaaatattgTAATTACAAAGTAAAGATTATTAGGTGGTCCAAAGAGGGGGACAAAATCTGAGATAAGTTTCAAATTCTCTTTGATTATATTACAAACAGTATTTGAATTTGCAAGTGAACCAATGAATTAGAAGAATTTTACAGTTAGAACAATTTGCCTTTCTATTACTTGAAGATCCAGAATCTTACAATCTGTATATTATTATTGAAGCACCCCACTAAAAGCATttctaagccaggtggtggtgcacgcctttaatcctagtgctctttaggcagaggcaggtgtgtttctgagtttgaggccagtatgatctacagcgtgagttccaggacaaccagagctacacaaagaaaccctgtctcaaaacaaaacaaaaacacaaaaggaaagaaaaaaaaagaaaagcaactgtagctgggcatggtgacgcaggccttttatttatttatccatccatccatccatccatttattgttttttgttttttcaagacagggtttctctgtgtagttttggtgcctgtcctggaactcgatctgtagaccaggctggcctcgaactgcctcccaagtgctgggattaaaggcgtgcgacaccaccgcccggggacacagacctttaatcccagcattttggaggcaaaAGCAAGTcgatctgtgtgttcaaggccagcctggtctacacagttgcAAGACAGCAAGGGCTATGTACTGAGACGCACACTTTATCTATCAAATGGTCCTAAGGACAACTAAAACAAACGGAGAGACATTTTCTGTGTAATTTACAGCACCCACCAGAGGGCAACCTCGCTGAAATTAAACAGCTTCATAGGGCCAAATGGGATGTAGGGAAGGAGACTAAGGCCTTGGAGTAGGATAggcgagtgctctaccactgagtttaATCTCCAACCCCAGCATAGGACGTAAATTATTTCCTTCCCGGAAGTATTTTATCATTACCTGCACAGATTTCTAGACTCGGAAGAAAGTGATTTCctaaattaaaatatgatcacTTTAGAGTGCTTTTTTGACATAAATACTTTTGAGAACGACTTGAGTTATAGCCCTTTTCAGGAAAGACAGAACCCTCAATTTTTTGCATGCAGTACAGGAAATCATTAAAATCCAGTCTCTTCAAGTCAGTCGGTGGACCCAAGAAAACGGCTGCATTACGGACAACCCTGAAGACACGAAGCGCATCCTTCGGATATGTACAAACTTCGCTTTGAGAACGCACTTACCACGCACTATCTTTCACAATATGAACAGAGAAAACATTTGGTTAGGTGCCGGTAAcacaacatttttaaagtaagatgGAGTATTTCAAATAGTGAAAACGGTTACCTCCAAAGACTCACTGTCCAAGCCACAGTACCATTCTCGCCAATGTCCGCGGCTCTCTGGAGATTTGGCCAGTACGATCACTGCATTGTTTAAAGAAATGCTAATCTCGGGTTCTTTGGTACTCAACTTCTTCTCCGGAGCAAACTGCAACGTGAAGGAGTAAGCTGAGTCTTGTGCGGAGAAGCACAATTTGTAGCGGAGGGGACTCAGGTCCCCGTGAAGGCTTTGCGGCTGAATCCGAGGCACCTGAATGAGCAAAGTCAAGGAGTCTTCGTCCTGATGACACCGCAAAGGAGGGCACACAGGTTCGATGCTCTCGGTCCCCGGGCCACCCATGGCTGAGCCCGAGGCGTCGTGGCGAGTCCCCTCCTGCTCCTCACACGTCTGGGCACTGAGGTCTCCGCACAGTCCCGGTCTTGCCGCGGGGGACTCGGTGTCGCAGCCCGGGAACGCAGTGCAAGGGAGGCTTCGGTccccaggaggaggaggctctTCCCCGAGGCCTAGGGACGCCACCGAGTCCCCACCGAAGTCTCGCTCCGGCTCGGGAACGAGCTCCCCTTCAGCGTCCGCAGCCCCGAAGCCCGGGGCTCCCGCTCCGCTCCCGTCCCCGAGGTCAGCTCCGGTCGCCTCCGCCGTCCCTTCCCGCGCCGCAGCCAGCTCGCCCTCGGAAGCGCGGGGTGAGCCGTCAGTTCCGGTCCCGGCCGCGGACTCTTCCGGCGTCGCGGCGAGGTCCCGGCGCGCGATCGACAGCGCCACCGGCAGCGTGACGACCAGCTGCCGCCGCGCCTTGTTGAACTGCGCCTTGCCGCGGCCGTCGTCCACCGGGTAGGGCAGCGAGAGCCGCAGCCGGTAGTCGGGGCTCCTGGAGTCGAGGCACAGCAGCTTCCCCTTCACCTCCAGGTCCGCCCTCTCGGCCGAGCGCAGCAGCGGCAGCTCGATGGTGACCACCAGCTCGTGCGGCACGGGGCTCGGGGCGGCGTCGCGCGAGCAGCGGTAATCCTGGAGGTCCACGTGGTGGCGCTGCACCACGGTGCAGCGGGGCTCGGTGGGCTCGGGGGGCTCCGGCCGCTGCTCGGCCTGGGGATCCCGGGTCGCCGGCGTGCGAGCCGTGCTCTCCGCCGCCGCCGGGTAGGGGTACGGGTACGGCAGGTCCGGGAAGAGCCCGGGCGGCTCCTCCTCGGGCCGGGCAGGGACGCCCCCGGGAAGGGGAGTGCGCAGCACCGCGGCCTCGGGCACCCCCTTGTACTTGATCTTGAGGATCTTGGCGTTCCTGCGGTCCAGCCTGACGCCGAACTGCTGCTCCACCGCCTCCAGGGCCGTGGCGTCCAGCATTTCGCGGAATCGCTCGTGGCTCCGGGCCAGCGCTAGCGCGTCCGGATGGAAGACCACGTCGTAGACGGTGTAGCGGGAGCCGTTGCGCCCCACATACTTGCGGCCGGGCGCCAGGCTGTAGGGCAGGGACCAGTGGCTGCCAGCCGCCGCGCCGCTGCCGCGCCCGGCGCTCGGCCGGCTGCTGGGCGAGCCGACCAGCGGGTTGCTGCACACGTTCACGAAGCAGCGGTGCTCCCCGTCCAGGCTGGTACGCAGCACGTGGCCCGGCTCCGGGTGCACGAACCGCACCTCCACCCCGCGCTCCCGCTCCAGCGCTGTGATCTCCTCCTCGTAGCGCCTCCGGTTCTCAGGGTCGGTGATCTCCGAGGCATACTCGGAGAACATTCGGCGGAACTCTGGGTCCTGAAAGGCGGAGGTGAGCCGCTGCACCTCCTCTCCGCTCAGATCCAAGTCCTCCAGCGCTGAGGAGGCCGCCGCCTTGGCCATGGTGCCTCACTCCGCCCCTCACCAGAGCCCGGTGAAGGATCAGCCCGAACCTAAGATGCGCTTTGGGAACTAGCAGAAGTGATCAGCCTAGGAAGGTAACCGTTGGCTAGCTGGGCAGCGCGTGCTTTGTTGCCATAGTAACACCTTGGAGGCGGGCCAGTGATCTCGTGGAAATGCTAGAACTAGGCTGTTTGTTCACACCAAGCAGCCACTCTGCCTGCTACAGGCTTGAGACTTCTGTTCCAGGATACACGTACTTTGCAGTCCTCATTTTCAGCACTTTATCCTATTAACTGTTCACTTTCACAGACAAACGAGAAGTTTCCTAGCCAAGGCTACAATTCACAAACCTAACTTTTATCTGGCCCTTTTCACTTTGTGAAACCGACATTTAAGCCctaatttttgttctgttttcaggtATCCTACCTTATAATTGTTCTGTAAAAACTCTTGGGGGCAAAAGATGGACTCGAAAATCCCAAAGCCCAGTAAACAGGGGAAAGTTATTCACTTTTCATAATGTAAAAGTAAGGCCCCATAAATCACTTAGCAAAATCACGGACTTTGTCCCGATCGGTTTCCTTGGGTTGAGAATAGAATTAAAACTGCACGTCTTTTGAAAACCACATATCCTTAGATTGACTCAGTAGTTCCTAACAGTGTGATTCTAAAAGAAAGACTACACGCTCCACAAGGAATTAATGCAGCAGGTATGGTAGTAATACAACGGAATTTTATGCTGCCAGACTTTATAGAAATTGTTTTGTTATGGCGCTAGGGGCGGGACCCAGGACCTCACTTGTAGCatgagctctaccactgagccacacccccaggtTCAGCGTGAGGTTCTGAATTGATGGCTGGCTAGTCCTGGATCAGTTGTATGTGCGCAGCGTTTAGCACAATTTACATTGGCATTAATGCAATCACAAGACCTTTCCCAGGTTTTTCTCTTAACTCATCCTTTTTTGTATGGGGAGGAAGAGCATcccaggaccaaacccagggcccgGCACCTACAAGACAAGCACTCTTCCACCGAGCTGCATCCCGAGCCTTCCATCTGTTCTCTCGGTCGCTTTTGCACACACCTTCCTCTGTTATATTTTAAGTAGAATGTCCCAAGCCTGGGATAGCACCTCGTCTCCATTACGTCATCTctttcacaaatatataaatatcgtCCGTActcagctgggcatgatggcgcacacctttaacgccagcacttgggaggcagaggcaggcggatttctgagctcaaggccagcctggtcttataGATGGAGTTCTAGTACTGCACAGCCAGGacaatgcagagaaaccctgtctcaaaaaaaaatcaaaacaaacaaacaaactcacaaaTAACCAACTCCTGTTTCAAGTTCTAAACTCCAGACTTATCCAGCTGTCTATTTGATGTCTCCATTTGAGGCTTGGAATGGCTGATAATGGATCTCTGGACTACTGTTCTTTCCCTCACCTGTCCCTCGATCTCCCAGCAGCTGTAAGCTTGGCTTGGAATGCATTTTCCTCTTGACTTGGGCACTCAAAGgtctgttctttcctcctttccttgccTCTCACCTGCCAGCTTCCCTAGACACCCACGCCCATAGCTTGAAATGGCGTCTGTCATCTGATCAGTCCTGATCAGATATTATTGCTTACTCTACCTACTATGTAGGCAAGTTAATGCTCTTTTTGAAATTTGTTCTGTTGTTgtctatgtgcatgcatttggTGCACacgtgtgtaggtcagaagacgaCTTTTGGGAGTttgtctcttcttccactgtgggtACTGGGGAGCCAACCTAGGTGGTCAGGCTTGCACACAGCAAATGcttctactcactgagccatcttgacaggcTGATAAGTTAATGTTAAATcactagggaaaaaaatcattgtgcTCTGACGGCAAAACCACTGTCACTCTCTTATGTTGAGAAAATATGTTGGAACAATCACTTGGGGAAATTACTACTGAACATAATACATATGatgaaaaaatttgaaaaaaatctattttgaggTATACATCCAACAGAAACATCACCACGACATATGTACTAgatgtgtttgtacacacacacacacacacacacacacacacatttttaaaggtttatttgtaATCGGGTGTGTATGCATGGGAGTACAGGTGCCCACCAAGGCTAGATGAGTCAGTTATGTCCCCTGGTCCTGTATTGTAGTGATTGTaagccacccactgtgggtgctgggaaccgaactcgggtcctctaaaagagcaaaaTGCAATCTTCTCTACTGAGCcccttggagtgtgtgtgtgtgtgtgtgtgtgtgtgtgtgtgtatacacacactttttttttttttaagatttattatgtatacagtgttctgtctgcatgtatccctgcacaccagaagagggcaccagatctcattacagatggctgtgagccaccatgtggttgctaggaattgaactcaggacctctggaagaacagccagtgcccttaactgctgagccatctctccagcccttaagtgTATATGTTTTTTAACAGCACTATTTGTTAGTAATCCTCATACTAGAAAATAACTTAATTATCACTCATAGTCAAATGGATAATTAACAGCATATATCCACCACACATCAGCTATATAGCAACAATACGAGTGAATACTAATGAATACCCCTGATGTGATGTTATATAGATGAAGCTAGACGCAGAATACATATGGTTCGGAATCCATTGCATAACCAATAAAGACTTGGCTAAGTAAATCTTACTGGTAGAAAGTGGTCTATACAACTACATCAataagccgagcggtggtggtacacacctttaaattgaggccagcctggtctagagtgagttccaggacagccaagactacacagagaaaccctgtctagaaaaattttaaaaaaccaaccaaacaaaaacaactctgagaataaaagagaaaatactaaACTAGTGGTTGTTCTCCAGGGGAGAGAGGAGTGTTGTGCCTGGAAAGAACAAGAACAATCTTCCAGGGCAGGCTCCTTGATTCCAGTACAGTTATATTGGCTATACTGttggggatatttgatcacactgtgaaccccgagattgcattatttaaatCAAATCAACCATAGGTTACGAGGTGGAGCAAGCAGCCAGTTGACTGCAAGTAACCATAGAGAGTGCGGGGAGGCCAGAGAAAggcacaggaaggagaagggagggacatctgGGTGGAGGAGGAGTTTTTGTTTCAATTGGGCTGGGAGAAAGCTCTCTTTCTGAGATGACGGAGGAGGAAGCaggttctttctctgcctctctgagctagcaggtttttaaTCCAGCATCTGgttcctgagtctttattggtaaaaaataaaaagattgagACTTGGTAAAAGAAACAACATTTGCCTCCCTACGTGGAGGAAGCTGAGTCCTCAGTAGGTTCAGGCGTGGCCACTGTGCTCAGATAAAACAACAGTTACAGCTTGCAAAGATTCATTGAGGTCTATACACTGATGAGGGGCTTTATATCTTGTATTTCGTTTAAAAAGAAGACTTTGAGCCACGTGTGGtgttgcacatctgtaatccagcacATAGGAGCAAAGGACAGGAAactcatgagttcaaagccaaacttctttaaaaaagatcCTTCATAGATCTTTAGGGTGAAACCACTGACTACAAAATTAGACCTTCATGCCTACCTGACCACTGAGCCCTTGGAGACCCACACATTAGATTTCTCCACCTGAACGTTTGATAGACATCCGAAAACATGTTCAGAACAGAAGCCCTGACGACGCTCTCTCAAACCTGAAGTCTCAGTAAATACCACCACCCaacctcttcccccccccccccagcttttaGGCCTAAAACCTAAATATAATCCTTGATTCCTCTTTACCTTCCTCACTGCCATTCAGCTACCAAGTCCTGCCTTGTCCTACTGTAGCCTCAATATCGGCTTCTGTCCATGTCTGGTCTGCCACGTGTCCATCGCAGGCGTCTGCAATAAATTGCTTCCCATCTGGTCTCGGGCCGTTTTCTTATAGTTTATCTTGACATGGTTGCCTTGGTATCTCTTTAAAGTTATTACTGAATCTAGTTTCTCCTTCTGCAATGGATGATCCCCAGTAGGGGGTCAAGctcaggggatcaaactcaggttgtcaggctcagcagcaagggCTTAAGCCCCTAAACCATCTGACTGGCCCTTTCCGTGTGTCTTTAAGCCCGggcccatttctttttcttcccttcctttcttcccttccttcccttcttcccttccttccttcctcccttccttccttcccttccttccttcctccctccctccctccctccctccttccttccttccttccttccttcaagatCTatttatttgggctggagagatggctcagaggttaagagcactgactgcgcttccagaggtcctgagttcaattcccagcacccacatggtggctcacaaccatctgtaatgacatctggtgccctcttctgtatacataataaataatttttttttttttaaaaaaagatttatttattatgtatacagtgcctGAATGTAtctctgaaggccagaagagggcatcagatctcattacagatggttgtgagccactaggtggatgctaggaattgaactcaggtccatctggaagaacagccagtgctcttaacctctcagccatctctccagcccttgagccCATGTCTATCACTACTGTGGCTCTGGTGGCTTACCACTCAAAACCTACTGCAGTCACCATCTGTCTCCCCCTGGTCTATCCTGATGGCAGAAAACCCTTGACACCCAATCCCTCAACTCCTGAGAATGTAAATGTCAGCTTAACTCCCACGGACATGCTTCTCCCACCTCCAAACAGCCCATCAAAAGTTATCCTCTTTAAGATATTTTCACTGTGGGTCCTATTTGGTACTGTTTATTAGAGTGTGGCTTTCCCCATTTGAAGGTAAGCTTCATGAAACCCAGAACTCTGCTTTTCTGTGAGGAGCTGGAGTCGCTGGTATCTAGGATGTGTTGGCTATGCATGAAATGAATGGACATACCGAGGGGGGAGACAGCAAGTTCAGCTTGGAAAGGCTGATCCCAAAGCACTTCTGCAGGATAAAAcggacacagagaagaaactgggGTGTGCATCCAAATGctaaaactcttttttaaaaagattttcctgcctttgatctcaacactccagaggcaaaggcaggcagatctctgaatctaaggctagcctggtctacagagcaagttccagaacagccaggactacacacagaaaccctgtttcaaaaaataaaataaataaataaaaataaagatttattttctttttcatttatggatgtgtgtgtaaGCCCACTCaagtggccaggcccctccccagAGGACCCccaactgccaggttccacccacagaacactctaaaTACTGCCCTAAATACTGGACCCTGCCCCTACCCTGCAGAGcaaaaagcccaatctctggacatgaaatcccaccaatctccaccctggaacGCTCCACTCTCTTCCCTGAACTCTGATCCccttgtaagagcagcaagtgctcttaaccactaagccctcTCCCCAGATTATTTCTGATGATAAAAATATAGGTTATAAAAAAAATTGCAggttataaaacatttttaaatttatgcttAGTTGTATTTTCTAATCTTGCTAGGAATTTGGAagattttttgggttttgttttgggacagggtatCACTGTaactctagctggcctggaacttactacatagtTCATCTGGCTTCGAAGACACTGAgagctgaggttaaaggtgtgtgccaccacacccagcaggttTTAAATACCTTctcatttaagttttaaagctCTGAGGCAGTCAGGGGAGTCCTGGGAGGTCCTGAACTCCTGTGAGAGTCAGTAAACATCCTCAAGAACTGATGACCTATTATAAGTCACCCTTGTAACTTCAAATTTCACCCTGCCCTTGGACTTGCCTCTCCCAAACCGGGTTAGTTTTTGTTCATTGTAAGTGAATCTGTCTTTGGTATTGTTACATCAGCACAGAGAAGTGAAACCCATGATTCAAAGTAAACTATGCGGCtccagtgtagctcagtggcagaatgttGCCTAGCAGCCTATGAtcatggtcctgggttcaatcttcagtgtagccaaaaaactaaacaaaaaccttATGTTTTGTAAGTATAAAAACTATGGGAATGATAGTTAAAATTTTCCACTGCCAAAAGATAATTATGTAGTAAATATACAATACTTTACCCCAAAGCAGATTTTTCTCAACTTTGTAAGATGGAATTTTGTGAGTAAACAATTCAAAAACCTGTTAATATATTATTAGAGTTATTATGCTGTCAATAGCCCAAGTTAGATTAAAAAGAttcacaaatttttttaaaatttatttaacttatttattttatgtgaattggtgtgaaggtgtcagatctcctgtaactggagttacagacagttgtgagccgccatgaattgaaccaggtcctctggaagagcagccagtgtcttaaccactgagccatctctccagcccaagtcacaatacttacttttaaaatggaCTGCATTGTGACTAGCATGGAAATAATGAAACACGAGCAAATACGTCATTgcaccacattttaaaaatacctgcAGGCTTTGAGACTGCAGAGGaaacatttttctataaaattttctGAAGTGTAACATAACatcaaattttcataaaatacaatTTGTGTGGAACATTCTTAAGGTTTACCATAAGTTTATTACAATTTAATGTACAAATTacacaagataaaaataagaaaattcatttcatttattctcaCGACTCTCAAAAGCCCTGAAGTTTgctgaaatagaaatagaaaaaaataaaattaaattaagaattaTCACTCATTTCTTAATACTTAGTTGTAGTTATGTTTAAAGATACATTcaaatacatgcacactcataatTCAAGAGGAAACACTAAAAATATGTCTCACATCCAACTTGTTCTCCTAAAAGGACACATCTTTATAAAggtagttaattaaaaaaataaaaattaaaaaaaaataaatacaaaaactgGGCTACACAGTTCTAAGCCAGCTAAGAATGGCTCACACAAAAACACGCACAAGAAATGAAAGCTGAGTGTGATGTGATACACTGGTAACTCCAACGCTGCAGAGGCTGAGGTTGGACAGcaaatccaggccagcctgagctaccctCAAAAAGACAAGCTGACTGGTAAATGCTGGCCTCGTATGTCCAGGACTCTGAGTTCTGTCTGGGGAAGCGgggatgctttaaaaaaaaatgttctcaaaaaactgggtatggtggaacatgcctctaatccaagctacatagtgagaccctgtctcaaaaaggaaaaagaaaaaagaaaaaaagtggcttgggagttggagaaatggcttaaaACACtcgatgctcttgcagaggacccgagttcagttcccagcacccacatcaggcaactcgCAACTGCGTGTAACTCCAGATccgggagatctgatgccctctcctggtacCTTGTTCACCAAGTGGTCAGTTGTACTTTCCGAAGACCTTTGAACCCCATCACCACACATCTAGGGTCTCTCTACTTTGCTGCCAGTTTGTTCGGCCTACGCTTCGAGAAACAGCCATATGggaggaataggaagcatcctcAGGTGTCAACCTACGTGGGAACTAgcccacctccaaagccagcctgagaaGCCACCgataaagttcttatcaatagaAACCAATTGTTCAGTCTAAAGCATTCCCAGGAGGTCACTGCAGACATACAAGGAAAATCTAAGCATACCtatcagaacagaaaagcaagagaaggcCATGCTCACCTGTCTTCCACTGTCTTACTGGAAGGGTAAAAGACTTTGAATGCAAATCCACTTCTTGGAAAAGAGCCCTTTAGAGACAAAAATGTCTATAAGTGACTATTGGACTTATAAAAAATAATCCCTATTTTTAGAATCACATTTCTTAGTCATGATTTAAAATTACAAGATGTGACTACAAAATGTTAGCAGTTTTTTTTAGAGGTTACTATAAAATGTCACAGTCTAGTAATCTTCTAAGTTGACCAGTTTTATTTCAACAAATGTCATTGGAAATGCTTTGGCATGGCTCCACTCATAGAAACAAGTAGTACTGTAAAATATTAAACATGCGTAGAAGACAGACATTGTGTTCAAGGAGTCTTCCCTGCCTTCCCCCTCAATGCCAGGTTGACAGGATCCCAGTGTGCCCCCAGCACCACTGAGCAGGAATTACAAGCGACTGTCTATGATGAAGACCTAATGTTACCTCGGAGACTAGAGCTTTTCAGTCTGTCTGAAGCCCTGAATCAATGCTTGTCCTATAGCAAGCACTCAGTACTGTAAATAAGTACCaaaaagagatagaagaaaaaatggggctggaaagatggcccagcagttaaataCATATACTGCTCTTtgagaggatccaagttcagttcccagtacccacttcaGGGGGCTCAACATCACTCCAGCTTCAGAAGCATCCGACACCCCTGGTctctgggcacctgcatgcatatggacatagccacacacagacacatacatataacttaaaaaataataagatcatctttttttaagaaagaaaaaagtaatgaaGCATTATCAAAATATCAAGTTTTGAACCTGACCAAAATGTAtgaataaggttaaaaaaaagagagaatgtgtcaactaagaaaatgtctgACAATATAGCAAATATCTAAAGAGGATATCCAATGAGGAAATAGCCTCACTGCGATATCTGAATGTAATGAagactgaggggctggagagatggcccagctgttaagagcactggctgctcttgcagagaaaccaggttcaattcccagcaaccacatggcagctcacaatcatccataactccagttctagagaatccAATGCCCTGTTTtgacatccttagtcaccagtcacacacatggtgcatttttttaggtttaaaataaacctttaaaaaaaaaaaaagactgtgaaaACCAGACCACAAATTTTATGCACCGAAGCCAAGTATGCTGATCCTTGGAGAATGATTCTCAACC
Above is a genomic segment from Peromyscus leucopus breed LL Stock chromosome 14, UCI_PerLeu_2.1, whole genome shotgun sequence containing:
- the Dnaaf2 gene encoding protein kintoun isoform X1, with the translated sequence MAKAAASSALEDLDLSGEEVQRLTSAFQDPEFRRMFSEYASEITDPENRRRYEEEITALERERGVEVRFVHPEPGHVLRTSLDGEHRCFVNVCSNPLVGSPSSRPSAGRGSGAAAGSHWSLPYSLAPGRKYVGRNGSRYTVYDVVFHPDALALARSHERFREMLDATALEAVEQQFGVRLDRRNAKILKIKYKGVPEAAVLRTPLPGGVPARPEEEPPGLFPDLPYPYPYPAAAESTARTPATRDPQAEQRPEPPEPTEPRCTVVQRHHVDLQDYRCSRDAAPSPVPHELVVTIELPLLRSAERADLEVKGKLLCLDSRSPDYRLRLSLPYPVDDGRGKAQFNKARRQLVVTLPVALSIARRDLAATPEESAAGTGTDGSPRASEGELAAAREGTAEATGADLGDGSGAGAPGFGAADAEGELVPEPERDFGGDSVASLGLGEEPPPPGDRSLPCTAFPGCDTESPAARPGLCGDLSAQTCEEQEGTRHDASGSAMGGPGTESIEPVCPPLRCHQDEDSLTLLIQVPRIQPQSLHGDLSPLRYKLCFSAQDSAYSFTLQFAPEKKLSTKEPEISISLNNAVIVLAKSPESRGHWREWYCGLDSESLEERLFLDEENVNEFLEEVLHSPLTQERSLAPPLIEVVRVTDEKIQIHAKLQECSDPDGLQGKEKGVSEGCPPSEKGNTEHFPTSTTDSDSSVAAETLKTKTCGAAVGLQHICPDVPHMLSGEAQQPEAKMDPEFIKENSATYSAEEKENKKEPVVTKKKELDGDHLSPSLNKTGVQNILDFDSIEETNVQDGTVQIIKDHTTHCEFSFQNSLLYDLD
- the Dnaaf2 gene encoding protein kintoun isoform X2, yielding MAKAAASSALEDLDLSGEEVQRLTSAFQDPEFRRMFSEYASEITDPENRRRYEEEITALERERGVEVRFVHPEPGHVLRTSLDGEHRCFVNVCSNPLVGSPSSRPSAGRGSGAAAGSHWSLPYSLAPGRKYVGRNGSRYTVYDVVFHPDALALARSHERFREMLDATALEAVEQQFGVRLDRRNAKILKIKYKGVPEAAVLRTPLPGGVPARPEEEPPGLFPDLPYPYPYPAAAESTARTPATRDPQAEQRPEPPEPTEPRCTVVQRHHVDLQDYRCSRDAAPSPVPHELVVTIELPLLRSAERADLEVKGKLLCLDSRSPDYRLRLSLPYPVDDGRGKAQFNKARRQLVVTLPVALSIARRDLAATPEESAAGTGTDGSPRASEGELAAAREGTAEATGADLGDGSGAGAPGFGAADAEGELVPEPERDFGGDSVASLGLGEEPPPPGDRSLPCTAFPGCDTESPAARPGLCGDLSAQTCEEQEGTRHDASGSAMGGPGTESIEPVCPPLRCHQDEDSLTLLIQVPRIQPQSLHGDLSPLRYKLCFSAQDSAYSFTLQFAPEKKLSTKEPEISISLNNAVIVLAKSPESRGHWREWYCGLDSESLELQECSDPDGLQGKEKGVSEGCPPSEKGNTEHFPTSTTDSDSSVAAETLKTKTCGAAVGLQHICPDVPHMLSGEAQQPEAKMDPEFIKENSATYSAEEKENKKEPVVTKKKELDGDHLSPSLNKTGVQNILDFDSIEETNVQDGTVQIIKDHTTHCEFSFQNSLLYDLD